From the Hordeum vulgare subsp. vulgare chromosome 1H, MorexV3_pseudomolecules_assembly, whole genome shotgun sequence genome, the window ACGGACAGGCTTGGACCGCCTGTCACATCAGCCCATGACCATACGTGGCGGCCCTGCCTATGGACCTGTCGCATGTGTTAATTTTCCAGCAAGAAAAACAAATGCTAGTATCCATTTTCAAGGAATtagaataataataaaaatataaataatTTCTGAACAAATATAAATGAAACGTGGACAATCAATTCATTCATATGACACCATGCATCAATAGTATATGTACAGGGATCCATTTATAACGAAATGAAATAAATTACAAGTAGTGTTATTTAGTTCTATGGCATACATATTTGTCTTTATGTTAATGAAATTTCTTGTTTTATTGAATTATATAAAAAGTTAACGGTTTTATTGAGTTGTATTAGTGTAAAAGAGTAGGAATTCAACAGGTTCCAACCAATAAACTTCAAAGACCGGTTTCCGCCTACCGCCAGGAGGAACCATGGTGGGAACGAGAAACTCAACCCCGATCTCGGTCCTCGCATGTCGCATCGCTGTGCCTCCATGACAAACATGGCCCATGCCACCTTCCCCTCTGACCCAACCTCCTATTTCTGCCTATAAAAACCAATCCACGCTGATCACTTGGACAGCCAACCAGCAATAAGTGTCATTTCGCAGAGGAGATATGGCCATGAGGGCAATTTCGTTGTGCCTAATCCTCGGCTTACTAGCCGCTGCAGCACCTGCCAGTGCAACCAGCTTTGATTTCTATTACCTCATCCTAATGGTACGATACAGCATGCAGATGCTTATTTCCTGCATATGGATTAGTTATATTACCATTTGGTATTTATTATTTGTACTGTATATTATCTTGCTTAATATCTAGGACTATACataattaatactccctccgttcctaaatataagtctttctagagatttcactagtgaactacatacggatgtatgtagacatattttagaatgtagattcactcattttgtttcgtatgtgggtcactagtgaaatctcttaaaagttttatatttaggaacggagggattaCATGGCACTAgagctatatatatattatgtgtGTGCTTGAGATACCATGTTTGTCTTTCTTGAATGATTCTTTCTGTAACCATATTATTTTTGTATTAACAATTTGTTTGCTACTACATCTAATTTTTTAGCAACTTTTATATAACACTGGGTAATTGCCTATGCGTTGGAGCGGTGACAAAAATATTGTAATAGTTCAACATTAATCTAGCAACATCGCCTCCATAGACGCATCATTCCCCTGAACCATTGAACACCACTTTTCTAGTAAAGAAATGAGAAAATAGTATACCATTTTCTAAACTAGCTAGATGCAATAAGCATCAGTTTTACAAAGACACGCCCAACCTTGAGCATTGTACTAAAGAACCATTTCTCGCAGTGGCCTGGAGCATACTGCGCGGACAGCGATTACGGATGCTGCGTGCCCAAGTACGGCTACCCGGCGGAGGATTTCTTCGTCGAGAGCTTCATGACCTTCGACTTGTCGCTGAACAAAGCCATCGTGAGATGCAATAGCGACAAACCTTTCGACGTTAACAAGGTCAGCTAACATGAACACATCATTCAACGTCTTCTCTTCTCAGTTATGCATATGCACGCTGCAGTACCTGCAGTAATCTTATACTTAACCATGTATGCATGCATGAGCAGCTGGAGCCAATCGAGAACAACTTAAACCACTACTGGAGCAACATCCATTGCCCGCGCAACGACGGGACGGGCACCTGGAAGAGCGAGTGGCGCAGCTACGGCGTCTGCTCGGGCCTCAAGTTGGTGGACTACTTCAGGGCCGCCCTCAACCTCCGCAAGAACGCCGACGTCCTCGGCGCTCTCGCCGAGCAGGGCATCAACCCGGACTACAGACTGTACAACACGGAGCACATCGAATGGGCGGTGAACCAGAAGCTGGGAGTAATGCCGGGGGTGCAGTGCAGGGACGGGCCGTTCGGCAAGAAGCAGCTCTACCAGATCTACCTCTGCGTCGACAAGGACGGCAAGACCTTCATCGACTGCCCCAAGCTGCCCAAGTTGCACTGCCCCGAGGAGGTCCTCTTCCACCCCTTCCACACCTGGATGCTCAACGCCACATCGTCCGCCAAGATCACGTTGCCCACCGAGGCCTGAGACCCACCCGGTCGGCCGATGCCTCAACTGAAACTACCTACAACTGTGGCCAGAACTCTAGACCATTATATTGTGCTATGTCTTTCCTATATGCATGTGTACCAATAATATGGGCACCCCCAataatatatatgtaaaaaataATACGTGAAGTATATGAATAAACAGTTCTATTATGTCTCGTGTTTAAGAAATGTTTTATCTCGGTTTGTCTGAATTTTCGTTCATGGCTGCTTCTGCTGTTGATATTTATTTATGGGTTTAAATTTTAGTTTTCCGTAAGTTTTGTGTGCATGACTACATACACACGTGTCGAGGGTTACTCCGGCCCCGACGGACAGCACTTGGTGTCGGCGCCCACACCGCTCTCCCATCCCATATGGTGTCACAGATTTTCCTCGCCACCTACTCTTCTTCGTCGGGTCCCCCCACGTCGCCCATCCTGCCCCCCGGTCCATCATCGTGCCGTCAGTGGTCGGCATTGCGTTCGGCCCCATCGTCCAGGGGGACGGGCCGACCGTCGGTGGGATGCTGCAACCGCCATCTGCGCCGGCGCCGTGATAGACTGTTGGGGGTTCGCGGGTGGCACGGAAGTCACGACGGTGTGCTCCCCCCCCCCCATCCCCTGCCGCCTCCTAGGTGGAGGCCCAACGTCCTCCCGCCTCGCGCCTCGGCACCTATAATATATTATGTGTAAAAAATAATATGTGAAGGATATGAATAAACGGGTCTATTATGTCTTGGTGTTTAAGATCTTTTTATCTTGGTTTGTGTGAATTTTCGTTCATGGCTGGTTCTCTATGGCACATCTCGGTGGACTGCAAGAATGAGATGTTTTGCTTGTGTTGTGGTGGTTGGGGGGACAAATCGAGGGGCTGCCTGCACCGCCGCACCCGCTCTTCGAAGGAGCAACATTGGCggactgatgacccacatgtataggggatcaatcgtagtcttctcgataagtaagattgtagAACCCAACGTGGAGCAAAAGGAACTGATAAGCAgtttcagcaaggaattctctgcaagtgctgGAGCGacgatgatagatagttttgtagcaagataattcgtaacaactaacaagtgacaagtaacaatagtagcaagtgtgcaacAGTATAGCTCAattcttttgtagcaaaggacatgcctgaaagtactcttacaagaagcaagtgctcccgaggacacatgggaatttccgtctagtcatgttcaacatattgagttgattcgcattcgttactttgataatttgatatgtgggtggaccggtgcaatGGTGTTGTTCGTACTTGAACAAGaagcccacttatgattaccccctcttgcaagcatccacaactatgaaagaataattaagataaatctaaccatatcatcaaacgtgtggatccaaatcagccccttatggagTAACGCATAAAGTAGGATTTAactttctatcactctagcaacccttcATCtatttattactccacaatgccttcccttaggcccataacatcgtGAAGTGTCTTGTAATCGATGTTCACATGAAACCACAAAGAGAAGAAAcagcatacatatcatcaaaatatcgaacgaataccaacttcacatgattacataTAACAGGACTTCTcccatcactagtagaaaaggggcattttgtcccggttcgtaagggccttctgtcccggtttcgtaaccgggactaaaaggtcgttactaatgcccttggcctttagtaccggttcttacacgaaccgagacagatgggcctccacgtggccggtgcggtgAGCCCggacaggggggcctttagtcccggttggtgacaccaaccggttccaaaaggcatccacgcgtcagcatttcaggtgatgggttttttttgaaaggggggttagggggttttggggggttaatttaggtgtttcatatattgtgttagctagctaatgaatagagagaagtgtcctctcttatctccgtgcttggtcgacgctgcatactatacgtatagagaggactagacacactagctagtaagcaaatgaacgAAACAGAAGaacgtcatgaacatatgcatacaaagagaagtgatatcgaccacctctccttctttgagagattggtcgaacaacaagttctcgtatatctatccgacgctattggctacatatatacaatataattatctcttacaatataatctcctaattaaaattcaagtcattagggttcacatggtattctccgtctttagcgatcacgtggtcaagaaagaatgccgccaattcctcttgaattcctcgcatacgatctgctggtaggagttcattccgcatccgatatatctaatttgaagaagggtgtcaatacatatatatgaataaatgaaactgaacacaaatgatggtaataaaataaaattgtgaatattattatttacgcacgtcatattgtttgtcagagtagccccgctcataGGTCACGTGgcagatggactcgcaaatgtagtatccacagtaatcattccctggttcctgccacaaccactttacaagaaatagaggtcaatcaaaatgatagttagcaagcatgctaaatggtattgatgaaactagcgcttgaatcactaggagatgcgtggaatatgctactatagtacttactttcgggtgtctaaattgcagcttcttcggcagtcctggtgtttttgcggtgaattttttccaaaccctgtcagacaaagaaaacaattacttgatatcaggaaatgaacaaagttgccgatatggtgcgataatgatcgatttaacttacttctctagaatttcagtcatgtccgcatactcgtcgggatcttttcgtctcgagtctaagacggttgttagtccctgctcaagcttaatctctaggagaatatagtggaagctgcacacgcatgcataactcatcaattacattactataaccttgactaataagggaaaccgaatatgcacaagacagtaacactcactggaattcgtaagggaagagtattatagctttgttttgattcaatacaaacgattgtagcaggttgacctcggtatctttggcctgagatttaatcataaatgcatctacgagatttgtgttaatgaagccAATATCACCAATTTGTCCTTTCTTCAATtccacgatcttcaatctgcatataataaagtgaggataattaaaaatacatgcaatgaaagagctgacctatatatagagactgaatgacagaagtagtactacttacaggcagtagcaagtgatcattaatttattgagggcctttagattgaaaaacgggaagaactcctcaaatggaaccatcaacagttcaagtccaacgaggtcatgctcctttctaactcccagcgtcaaaatattactccccccagactctttgcaagttttcatgtaccaatcatggaatcttcgcatcatcgttgttagagatctttcatctttgacgagaggcttcccgtacacgtatttgtgttcgtccacctccaataaatcaaaatgtgcatcatcgggcaggtaatctgcaggattggtaccgggcaacaagatccccggatgattagcgacgatatcgctagacaccttgagcggggggaacgattggttcgcttgagctgggcaacttttttcccagctcgtccttctgctaacctttgatcactgattagcttcgataaatgactttgtaataatgtgctcatagttgcctttcgtcggagactttggtggtttcttcagggcagccagagtaccctttgcttttaccggatctatcttctcctccggaggtggatgtttttttgctttcaccccttcaaagaagttcttcacttcggcttccacgatcttcgtgatttcctcatggctcctctcgtatggtaacttctctggagtcttcagagaaggaccgtatctaTATTGTCTGCCTCTAGCTGTAGTGCTAGACGCCAGAGCACACGGAGCGGCTGCGGcggtctttcctttcttacgaggcgaAGCAGAAGGACgacgcgtcggaggagccggagtggcggcgggtctcttccgcccttgttgacgaggtggagaaggaggaggcagctggctgctcgggtGCGCTGGCGCAGGCAGAGAAGGAGGCGAAGTGCCGCCACGCaccggagaaggaggctgagtgccctgatcactcgccggaggagggggagtgccctgactcgccggaggcgtctagttcggaaggttgatgagcaccttccgccataggcatgcagtcttcagagaagaaccagccgaatctccccttcaagctcaaggtcctcaaattcGTCCGTTATTTGaaccaccatcaccctagcatatgcTTCTGGAATCGGCTagccgtggtaggttgagccaggttcattaggtaaaacagagccaacagccgccttgactttaaatgtcatccatcgtttcataaggtggcaatgtggagactctgtgatagcatccacggggtagcccgtgaagacaggctccagctgctgagtctgctcggtggaagccacgctgcttctccactgagatggcggagtagcttcaggggaagcttcggcaggtcgtttgaTGCGAtatgcttctcgttcctctagcccttgtaccctttcgtgcagcgcctgcagttggctatgctccactttcgtcctcctctcctgggttttgtaaccccctgcgtccggaaacccagcgttccacggaagggagcctggcgtgccttgtgtccgtccagggtgctcaggattcccgagggccattgtgagctcgtccttctctctgtctggaaggaacgtcccttcctgtgctACGGCAATATAGTGCCGAAGCTTCGTGatgggtattcgcagttgctcttccgtccaaacgcacttccctgatacagagtccaaggttccgccaaccccgaagaaccaagtccggcaacggtctggccatctcaatgtctctggttcgacccctttagcaatcaggtcattctcagccttctcccacaaaggtcgggctttgaggtaaccaactgaccccgtgcgatggtgatgcttcttcttcgcaacatTTTTCTTGTctgtcgctgacatcttcttactcttttgcgatgtcttgtgggccacaaatgcgggccattgatctctgatcttctcaaaccggccggtgaattctggtgtctcttctttgtcgacaaacgtttttagctcattcttccacctcctgaatagttctgtcatcttcttaagagcatgagacttaatcaattcctctttaactggcttctccggatcctcctctggcggtagggtgaaatttgcgttaagcgttgtccaaagatcttctttctgcatatcggagacataagacgtcggcacctcagggtcttccttctttggctttaaccattgctggatactgatcgggatcttgtccctaacaagaaccccgcactgagcacgaaatgcatcGCTTGTCCGGATgcgttcaatcggcttgccatcgcgcgcgattgtTGTGATCTCAAatctttcatccgagcgcaactttttcttcgggcctcgtttctttaccgaagttcagctcgatccggagggctagagaaaaaagaagaaagacgatagttaattaatatgtgtacatatgaaaacaatgaatgcatcaattaactagtcctcacgggcttaactaatatatatatacctggccggactcggttcggtcaccggagcagtcatcacggtctccttcttgtacctccattgggtcaccggagccatcatgaataTATATAGCCctcttcttgtaccggcattaatgggtcaccggagccatcatgaacatagccctcttcttcacccggtccttcctgacCATCGGTGTCATACAGAAATGACGcaacgacatcacttccttgtgcgattatctcccccaacatcgcttctgttgcttcgtctcgggagtgatccataatttctgcaaatatttacaacatgtcaattattattcaaacatggtacagatggatatatattagtggcaaacatagaactagctagctaatcacaataaggaatcatgttagtggcctcgacgctacttctctagggtttggggtggcctagacaacgcttcaagggtttggggtggcctcgacacaacgcttcaagggtttggggtggcctcgacgacaacgctcttttaacttggtaaatttgggtggcctcgagagagtttgtcgggtaggggcgcggcgggcgggggtaggagaccaacatcgttttttctctagggtttgggtgtcctcgagagttttggtcgagcgagagggccgagggggtGGTCCcatggtataagttatcacggtcgagagtgggtatatatatcaACCGCCCCTCATGTtgaagttatccgggagggggttatatcgacaacgacgcgacatacatatacataggaaaataatgttatcggggagggggtatatcggtaccccccctcgtgttgaagttcgatcgggagggggtatatggACAACGACATACccaataaaaaataagaagacaacagaagaaataaaaagtggagaagaagaaaggaatagaagagaagcaatcaaagaaaaaaagaagaaaataaaaggagaagaagaaaggaatagaggagaaagaagaaaaaaattcttctttctcctctattcctttcttcttctcctcttctttttcttcatttttcctcttattatttatttctcctcttcttcctctcctcttcttctcctttcttcctcttcttattttcctttttctcctctcattctttttcttcttcttcgttatcttcctagctatatataatacttttctaaaaatgtaacttttgcatatataaaactttttcttcttcttccttcttccttcttccttctcttacttcttttcctaaatatataaaacttttctaaaaatgaaactaacctaaaatgtactaaatcagagaacatatatagataaaactaacctaaaatgtacccaaatttactaaaaatctaacttttatatgcacagagaacGGGGCGTGGTCGGGGaaggggcgacggcggcgtggtcggggcaggggcgacggcggcgtcggtgtagagggcggcgacggtggcgtggtcggggcaggggcgatggcgatcgacggggcaaagggcaggggcgacggcggcgtggtcggggcaggggctacGGCGACGCGGTAGAGGCACGGCGAGGgagacgacggcgtggtcgggccgggaaacggcggcgtggtcggggccagggcgacgacggcgagctcgggcagcctggcggcgtcgtcggagggactgaagaactgacgaaattttcacaactgttggcttatatagcaaagccattaGTCCtgtttggtgccaccaaccggtagcaatgcccctttagtcccggttggtggcaccaaccgggaccaaagatcagttttcagcagcccaaagggcgggaagcggcggcctttggtcccggttggtggcaccaaccgggactaaaggtcacttttcagcaacccaaagggcgggaagcggcggcctttggtaccggttggtgccacgaaccggtaccaatgcaccccctttagtcccggttggtgccaccaaccgggaccaaaggctgcccgcgtcgcggccaaagtttagtcccacctcgctagttgagaggggcgcgcagtggtttataagccccactgccgcacccctctcgagctcctctccactgcaggcttacgggcctacttgttactgctttgcctgatgggccttctgggtctactgcgggcctgaatcctagcCCATGgatggtttctagtcgtattcacgccgtggtggcccacttggtggcaatttttttatgtttttcccagtttttttgttttcttttttgctttatttattttgttttgtttctacttacaacaaaatacttacttattttattttgtttataattacttattatttattttatgataattctttttgctattaaagtttctaacaaaaaaagttctttatgaaaattcttttttgcttttaatgattttgaacagaaaatactttgataattttagttgcatgaattttatataattttagtttcaataatactagaagttgcttataatgttttgaacagaaaatactttgataattttagtttcacaaattttatttatgttattaaagttttttttgtttctacttatctattttattaaagtttatattactttgtttcaaattacttatttattttattttattttgtttatgacttcatttgttatttttcatgcatttactcattattttgagctataagaccatgaaattgaaaagcatttgaaatgaactctgaaaaggttccaagttggcatggtatcatcatttcacccacatagcatgtgcaagaaagtagagaggcttacagcaaaaactggatgcacttcatgtacaaaacagacaatctccttcgaagtatgagggtttcatacggaaactcgtctgttacaaagggatttcaattttgttgaacttatttgaacccccttgtttttgtgtgttcaaaatgcacaattcaaagccacatcatcaactgacaaccctttctgacttcatttgttatttttcatgcatttactgattattttgagctataagaccatgaaagtgaaaagcatttgaaatgaactctgaaaacgttccaagttggcatggtatcatcatttcacccacatggcatgtgcaagaaagtagagaggcttacggcaaaaactggatgcacttcgtgtacaaaacagacaatctccttcgaagtaacacggtttcatacggaaactcgttgtcacaaagggatttcaacttttttgaacttatttgaaccccctcgttttggtgtgttcaaaatgcaccattcaaagccacatcatcaatttacaaccctttctgacttcatttgttatttttcatgcatttactgattattttgagctataagaccatgacattgaaaagcatttgaaatgaactctgaaaaggttccaagttggcatggtatcatcatttcacccacatagcatgtgcaagaaagtagagaggctgacggcaaaaactggatgcatttcgtgtacaaaacagacaatctccttcgaagtatcacggtttcatacggaaactcgtctcttacacagggatttcaaattttttgaacttatttgaacacccttgtttttctgtgttcaaaatgcaccattcaaagccacatcaccaacttacaaccctttcggacttcatttgctatttttcatgcatttactgattatttttagctataagaccgtgaaattgaaaagcatttgaaatgaactctgaaaaggttccaagttggcatggtatcatcatttcacccacatagcatgtgcaagaaagtagagaggcttacggcaaaaactggatgcacttcgtgtacgaaacggacaatatccttcgaagtatcagggtttcatacggaaactcgtttgttacaaagggatttcaaatttttttcaacttatttgaacacccttgtttttctgtgttcaaaatgcaccatacaaagccacatcatcaatttacaaccctttctgacttcatttgttatttttcatgcacttactgattattttgagctataagaccgtgaaattgaaaagcatttgaaatgaactatgaaaaggttccaagttggcatagtatcatcatttcacccac encodes:
- the LOC123421397 gene encoding ribonuclease 3-like; the protein is MAMRAISLCLILGLLAAAAPASATSFDFYYLILMWPGAYCADSDYGCCVPKYGYPAEDFFVESFMTFDLSLNKAIVRCNSDKPFDVNKLEPIENNLNHYWSNIHCPRNDGTGTWKSEWRSYGVCSGLKLVDYFRAALNLRKNADVLGALAEQGINPDYRLYNTEHIEWAVNQKLGVMPGVQCRDGPFGKKQLYQIYLCVDKDGKTFIDCPKLPKLHCPEEVLFHPFHTWMLNATSSAKITLPTEA